One region of Solanum pennellii chromosome 6, SPENNV200 genomic DNA includes:
- the LOC107023533 gene encoding amino acid permease 3-like, translating into MTMADKPHQVFEVYGESKCFDDDGRIKRTGSVWTASAHIITAVIGSGVLSLAWATAQLGWVAGPTVLLLFSFVTYYTSALLSDCYRTGDPVTGKRNYTYMDAVRANLGGFQVKICGVIQYANLFGVAIGYTIASSISMVAVNRSNCFHKQGHHAACNVSSTPYMIMFGVMEIIFSQIPDFDQISWLSIVAAVMSFTYSTIGLGLGVAQVAETGKIEGSLTGISIGTEVTEMQKIWRSFQALGAIAFAYSYSLILIEIQDTLKSPPAEAKTMKRATLISVAVTTVFYMLCGCFGYAAFGDQSPGNLLTGFGFYNPYWLLDIANIAIVVHLVGAYQVYCQPLFAFVEKTAAEWYPDSKIITKEIDVPIPGFKPFKLNLFRLVWRTIFVIITTVISMLMPFFNDVVGILGAFGFWPLTVYFPVEMYIVQKRITKWSARWICLQILSGACLVISIAAAAGSFAGVVSDLKVYRPFQS; encoded by the exons ATGACG ATGGCAGATAAACCACATCAAGTATTTGAGGTTTATGGTGAATCGAAATGTTTTGATGACGATGGTCGTATCAAAAGGACtg GATCTGTTTGGACGGCAAGTGCTCACATCATAACTGCTGTGATAGGATCAGGAGTTTTATCATTGGCTTGGGCTACTGCTCAGCTTGGATGGGTAGCTGGGCCAACTGTATTGCTACTTTTCTCCTTTGTAACTTACTATACCTCTGCTTTACTTTCCGATTGTTACCGGACCGGTGATCCAGTTACcggaaaaagaaattatactTATATGGATGCTGTTCGAGCCAATCTAG GTGGATTTCAGGTTAAGATTTGTGGTGTGATTCAGTATGCAAATCTTTTTGGAGTTGCAATTGGTTATACCATCGCGTCTTCCATTAGTATGGT GGCTGTGAATAGGTCTAATTGTTTCCATAAACAAGGTCATCATGCTGCTTGCAATGTTTCAAGCACTCCCTATATGATCATGTTTGGAGTGATGGAAATTATCTTCTCACAAATCCCGGATTTCGATCAGATTTCTTGGCTTTCTATTGTTGCTGCTGTTATGTCGTTTACTTACTCTACAATTGGTCTTGGCTTAGGAGTTGCTCAAGTTGCAG AAACAGGAAAAATTGAAGGAAGTTTAACTGGGATTAGCATTGGaactgaagtaactgaaatgcAGAAGATTTGGAGAAGCTTTCAAGCTCTTGGAGCTATAGCTTTTGCTTATTCTTACTCCCTAATCCTTATCGAAATtcag GATACACTCAAATCACCACCAGCAGAAGCAAAGACAATGAAAAGGGCAACACTAATTAGTGTGGCAGTTACAACAGTTTTCTACATGCTTTGTGGTTGCTTTGGGTATGCAGCATTTGGAGATCAATCCCCTGGAAACCTACTAACCGGATTCGGATTCTACAACCCCTATTGGCTTCTTGACATCGCGAACATAGCCATCGTTGTTCACCTAGTAGGTGCATACCAAGTTTACTGTCAACCCCTTTTCGCCTTTGTTGAAAAAACAGCAGCTGAATGGTACCCTGACAGCAAAATCATTACAAAAGAAATCGATGTCCCAATCCCGGGATTCAAACCTTTCAAGCTCAACCTTTTCCGTCTAGTCTGGAGGACAATATTCGTGATCATCACCACAGTTATATCAATGTTGATGCCATTCTTTAACGACGTCGTTGGCATTCTTGGAGCATTTGGATTTTGGCCACTTACAGTATACTTCCCAGTGGAAATGTACATTGTGCAAAAGAGAATTACCAAATGGAGTGCAAGATGGATATGTCTACAAATACTTAGTGGTGCTTGCCTTGTTATCTCAATTGCTGCAGCTGCTGGTTCTTTTGCTGGAGTTGTTTCTGATTTAAAAGTTTACAGGCCTTTTCAGAgttaa